Proteins co-encoded in one Babylonia areolata isolate BAREFJ2019XMU chromosome 5, ASM4173473v1, whole genome shotgun sequence genomic window:
- the LOC143282186 gene encoding uncharacterized protein LOC143282186, giving the protein MGVSYILNWCRRTLLSVGCSAVHWLQGCLFVLLQRLIFRDPRKRLDELHNRESCVVSGSVVWRWKSDLTEPTSAEDFLVYSQRKLSSLDVLLKPDVSLYCVMPDCVLFVRTSPGVNCYRSETSPFFYMAQFFHAEEVYVTSHHWFHVLAAEIAEDCRVPVTWLSSTGRCGSTMLCQVMEGVPGVVCVAEPDAILNIVMMANVYWKTLLQSTIYTLVYHATAHRGCSLSATEHVFIKTRSICSMLIRDIHKVCPKIRHVFMFRRLPQQIRSFKQLLSRGKLSWLTLASSDIVALEAALEDLVPDLTNVEIFASMTCSQIRMVQRLQAERFPIPVLRYEDVVADPIRVVGALFDFIHISRDHLDSALKSMGKRSQSSVPGFEDNTASSTCHLTARERQGINNILARMQLPKMDEDIEFIETLG; this is encoded by the coding sequence ATGGGTGTGTCCTACATCTTGAACTGGTGCAGGCGTACTCTTCTCTCTGTCGGCTGTTCTGCTGTTCATTGGCTTCAgggctgtctgtttgtcctgcTTCAGAGGCTGATCTTCAGAGACCCCAGGAAGCGCCTTGATGAGCTCCACAACAGGGAGAGCTGTGTCGTCAGCGGCAGTGTTGTGTGGAGGTGGAAAAGTGACCTGACTGAACCAACTTCTGCTGAAGATTTTCTGGTGTATAGTCAGCGAAAGCTGTCCTCGCTAGATGTTCTGTTGAAACCTGATGTGTCGCTGTACTGCGTGATGCCTGACTGCGTATTGTTCGTGCGTACATCTCCAGGAGTCAACTGCTACAGATCAGAAACTTCGCCCTTCTTCTATATGGCCCAGTTTTTCCACGCTGAGGAGGTTTACGTGACGTCTCATCATTGGTTCCACGTTCTGGCGGCGGAAATTGCCGAAGATTGCCGAGTTCCAGTCACATGGTTGTCCAGTACAGGCCGATGTGGATCAACAATGCTGTGTCAAGTGATGGAAGGTGTTcctggtgtggtttgtgtggccGAGCCAGACGCCATCTTGAACATAGTCATGATGGCAAATGTGTATTGGAAAACACTGCTGCAGAGCACTATTTACACACTGGTTTACCATGCCACAGCACACAGAGGCTGTTCTCTATCTGCTACAGAACATGTCTTCATCAAAACGCGATCAATTTGCTCCATGTTGATAAGAGACATCCACAAAGTATGTCCTAAAATTCGACACGTGTTCATGTTCAGACGTCTACCACAACAGATCAGGTCATTCAAACAGCTGTTGTCACGAGGGAAGTTGTCATGGCTGACTCTGGCCAGTTCTGACATTGTTGCTTTGGAAGCAGCTTTGGAAGATCTGGTTCCGGACTTAACAAACGTTGAGATTTTCGCATCGATGACCTGCTCACAAATAAGAATGGTCCAACGTTTGCAGGCCGAGAGATTTCCTATTCCCGTGTTGCGGTACGAGGACGTTGTTGCAGATCCTATTCGAGTGGTTGgcgctctgtttgattttatcCACATCTCCAGAGATCATCTGGACTCTGCCTTGAAGTCCATGGGCAAGAGGTCCCAGAGCAGCGTGCCAGGGTTTGAGGACAACACAGCATCATCCACATGTCATCTCACGGCACGGGAACGTCAGGGGATAAACAACATTCTGGCCAGGATGCAGCTACCCAAAATGGACGAAGATATTGAGTTCATTGAAACTTTAGGTTAA